The Burkholderia mallei ATCC 23344 genome has a window encoding:
- a CDS encoding glycine betaine ABC transporter substrate-binding protein — MKFLTKLIGCGVLAMMLAAVAPTQADTKPTLKIGYVEGWDDSVATSNVAARIIETKLGYPVQLVPVAAGVMWQGVARGDLDATLSAWLPVTQGAYWEQFKTKVVNLGTNFPDAKIGLIVPAYVKAKTIADLNAQKNDFAGRIVGIDAGAGVMRKTDDAIKAYGLNYSLMPSSGSAMTAELARSIHSNKAVVVTGWAPHWMFAKWKLRFLDDPKKVYGEAEHVDNVVNPALETKAQPVVAFLKKFQWKPGEIDGVMLAIQNGSKPAAAADAWIAAHGDRVGEWLGAER; from the coding sequence ATGAAATTCCTCACGAAACTCATCGGCTGCGGCGTGTTGGCGATGATGCTCGCCGCCGTCGCGCCGACGCAGGCCGACACGAAGCCGACGCTGAAGATCGGCTACGTCGAAGGCTGGGACGACAGCGTCGCCACGTCGAACGTCGCCGCGCGCATCATCGAGACGAAGCTCGGCTATCCGGTTCAGCTCGTGCCGGTCGCGGCCGGCGTGATGTGGCAGGGCGTCGCGCGCGGCGATCTCGACGCGACGCTCTCCGCGTGGCTGCCCGTCACGCAGGGCGCTTACTGGGAGCAGTTCAAGACGAAGGTGGTCAATCTCGGCACCAATTTTCCCGATGCGAAGATCGGCCTCATCGTGCCGGCCTACGTGAAGGCGAAGACGATCGCCGATCTCAATGCGCAGAAGAACGATTTCGCCGGGCGCATCGTCGGCATCGACGCCGGCGCGGGCGTGATGCGCAAGACCGACGACGCGATCAAGGCGTACGGCCTGAACTATTCGCTGATGCCGAGCTCGGGCAGCGCGATGACTGCGGAGCTCGCGCGCTCGATCCATTCGAACAAGGCCGTCGTCGTGACCGGCTGGGCGCCGCACTGGATGTTCGCGAAGTGGAAGCTGCGTTTCCTCGACGATCCGAAGAAGGTATACGGCGAGGCGGAACACGTCGACAACGTCGTGAACCCGGCGCTCGAAACGAAAGCGCAGCCCGTCGTCGCGTTCCTGAAGAAATTCCAATGGAAACCGGGCGAGATCGACGGCGTGATGCTCGCGATCCAGAACGGATCGAAGCCCGCGGCGGCGGCCGACGCATGGATCGCCGCACATGGCGATCGCGTCGGCGAATGGCTCGGCGCCGAGCGGTGA
- a CDS encoding drug:proton antiporter: MNANRKLASIAVLVSVGRHSVSGVPRYSRNDAAALEIGRALAAEHRARLDVIHAGDARNPALADYLALGAASVEVLACADGDDAAAALAERVRGHDLVLTGTRAEGAYDTGMLPYRVAAALGWPFVGAAVDVSVDAARATLRQFLPKGVRRRVDAALPAVVAVHPLANAQPRYAYARLRAGEVRVTRAATRAAADAGQWTTRAVERKPVRLAADDKRSGHARMLSATTTESRGGNVVIEGSSVEKAQVILAYLREHQLIDY; encoded by the coding sequence ATGAACGCGAATCGCAAGCTCGCCAGCATCGCGGTGCTGGTGTCGGTCGGACGCCATTCGGTATCGGGCGTGCCGCGCTACAGCCGCAACGACGCGGCCGCGCTCGAGATCGGCCGTGCCTTGGCCGCCGAACATCGCGCGCGGCTCGACGTGATCCATGCGGGCGACGCGCGCAATCCGGCGCTCGCCGATTACCTCGCGCTCGGCGCGGCGAGCGTCGAAGTGCTCGCGTGCGCGGACGGCGACGACGCGGCCGCCGCGCTCGCCGAGCGGGTGCGCGGCCACGATCTCGTGCTGACGGGCACGCGCGCCGAGGGCGCCTACGACACGGGCATGCTGCCGTACCGCGTCGCGGCGGCGCTCGGTTGGCCGTTCGTCGGCGCGGCGGTCGACGTGAGCGTCGACGCCGCGCGCGCGACGCTGCGGCAATTCCTGCCGAAAGGCGTTCGTAGGCGCGTCGACGCCGCGCTGCCCGCCGTCGTCGCCGTGCATCCGCTCGCGAACGCGCAGCCGCGCTACGCGTATGCGCGGCTGCGTGCGGGCGAGGTGCGCGTGACGCGCGCCGCGACCCGCGCGGCGGCGGACGCCGGTCAATGGACGACGCGCGCGGTCGAGCGCAAGCCGGTGAGGCTCGCGGCCGACGACAAGCGCTCCGGTCACGCGCGGATGCTGTCCGCGACGACGACGGAAAGCCGGGGCGGAAACGTCGTAATTGAAGGGAGTTCGGTCGAAAAAGCACAAGTGATCCTCGCGTATTTGCGCGAGCATCAGCTCATCGACTACTGA
- a CDS encoding hybrid-cluster NAD(P)-dependent oxidoreductase, with amino-acid sequence MMRDAANFEPADSRVTRPAFWQALPERWTSDVEETLVCCHVRQETHDVKSFFFRSPQGRAFSFEPGQFVTLELDIDGETINRCYTISSSPARPHTISITVKRVPGGKVSNWLHDNLQPGAPLRVLGPAGEFTCARHPARKYLFLSAGSGITPLMSMSRAHHDLAEDRDIVFVHSARTPDNIIFARELDLIASTHANFRTAFVCERLGARTNWHGVTGFLSLPLLKLVAPDFMEREIFTCGPAPYMKAVRELLAEAGFDRSRYHEESFSFETLAQGEAPADAPAGEDAAARGAQVRQYTIAFAKSHREIACGADQHVFDAARRAGVRLPASCTQGMCGTCKVKLVSGQVDMKHNGGIRQREIDQGMVLLCCSKPLSDLVVDK; translated from the coding sequence ATGATGCGAGATGCCGCGAATTTCGAACCGGCCGACAGCCGCGTGACGCGTCCCGCGTTCTGGCAGGCGCTGCCGGAGCGCTGGACGAGCGATGTCGAGGAGACGCTCGTGTGCTGCCACGTGCGGCAGGAAACGCATGACGTGAAGAGCTTTTTCTTCCGCTCGCCGCAGGGGCGCGCGTTCTCGTTCGAGCCCGGGCAGTTCGTCACGCTCGAGCTCGACATCGATGGCGAGACGATCAACCGCTGCTACACGATCTCGTCCTCGCCCGCGCGGCCGCACACGATCTCGATCACGGTCAAGCGCGTGCCGGGCGGCAAGGTGTCGAACTGGCTGCACGACAACCTGCAGCCGGGCGCGCCGCTGCGCGTGCTCGGCCCGGCGGGCGAATTCACGTGCGCGCGGCATCCGGCGCGCAAGTACCTGTTCCTGTCCGCCGGTTCGGGCATCACGCCGCTGATGTCGATGAGCCGCGCGCATCACGATCTCGCCGAGGATCGCGACATCGTGTTCGTTCATAGCGCGCGCACGCCGGACAACATCATCTTCGCGCGCGAGCTCGATCTGATCGCGTCGACGCATGCGAACTTCCGCACCGCGTTCGTCTGCGAGCGGCTCGGCGCGCGCACGAACTGGCACGGCGTGACGGGCTTCCTGTCGCTGCCGCTGCTGAAGCTGGTCGCGCCGGATTTCATGGAGCGCGAGATCTTCACGTGCGGGCCCGCGCCGTACATGAAGGCGGTGCGCGAGCTGCTCGCCGAAGCCGGATTCGATCGCAGCCGCTATCACGAAGAGAGCTTTTCGTTCGAGACGCTCGCGCAGGGCGAGGCCCCGGCCGATGCGCCGGCGGGCGAAGACGCGGCGGCGCGCGGCGCGCAAGTGCGCCAGTACACGATCGCGTTCGCGAAGAGCCATCGCGAGATCGCATGCGGCGCGGATCAGCACGTGTTCGATGCCGCGCGCCGCGCGGGCGTGCGCCTGCCGGCGTCGTGCACGCAGGGCATGTGCGGCACCTGCAAGGTAAAGCTCGTGTCCGGCCAGGTCGACATGAAGCACAACGGCGGCATTCGTCAGCGCGAAATCGATCAGGGGATGGTGCTGCTTTGCTGCAGCAAGCCGCTGTCCGATCTCGTCGTCGACAAATGA
- a CDS encoding aromatic ring-hydroxylating oxygenase subunit alpha: MDARNPEQTMKVSADVRALVARRKAGYSLEAPFYLSDEIFALDMDAIFRRHWIQMGVEPDVPEPGDYVTVQLGGDSILIVRDDDMQVRAFHNVCRHRGARLCNEEKGSVGNIVCPYHSWTYNLTGQLMFAEHMGEKFDRCKHSLKPVHLENLAGLLFVCLADEPPVDFATMRAAMEPYLLPHDLPNTKIAAQIDIVEKGNWKLTMENNRECYHCVANHPELTISLYEYGFGYQPSPANAEGMAAFERTCVERAAQWEALNLPSVEVERLTDVTGFRTQRLPLDRSGESQTLDAKVASKKLLGEFRQADLGGLSFWTQPNSWHHFMSDHIVTFSVIPLSAGETLVRTKWLVHRDAKEGIDYDVKNLTAVWNATNDQDRALVEFSQRGAASSAYEPGPYSPYTEGLVEKFCEWYVGRLAAHIGA; this comes from the coding sequence ATGGATGCAAGGAATCCGGAGCAAACGATGAAAGTATCGGCAGACGTCCGCGCGCTGGTGGCGCGCCGCAAGGCAGGCTACAGCCTCGAAGCCCCGTTCTATCTGAGCGACGAGATCTTTGCGCTCGACATGGACGCGATCTTTCGGCGGCACTGGATCCAGATGGGCGTCGAGCCGGACGTGCCCGAGCCCGGCGATTACGTGACGGTGCAGCTCGGGGGCGATTCGATCCTGATCGTGCGCGACGACGACATGCAGGTTCGCGCGTTCCACAACGTCTGCCGCCATCGCGGCGCGCGCCTGTGCAACGAGGAAAAAGGGTCGGTCGGCAACATCGTGTGCCCGTATCACAGCTGGACCTACAACCTCACGGGCCAGTTGATGTTCGCCGAGCACATGGGCGAGAAGTTCGACCGCTGCAAGCACAGCCTGAAGCCCGTGCATCTGGAGAATCTCGCGGGGCTGCTGTTCGTGTGCCTTGCCGACGAGCCGCCCGTCGATTTCGCGACGATGCGCGCGGCGATGGAGCCGTATCTGCTGCCGCACGATCTGCCGAACACGAAGATCGCCGCGCAGATCGACATCGTCGAGAAAGGCAACTGGAAGCTGACGATGGAGAACAATCGCGAGTGCTATCACTGCGTCGCGAACCATCCGGAGTTGACCATTTCGTTGTACGAATACGGCTTCGGCTATCAGCCGTCGCCCGCGAACGCCGAAGGCATGGCCGCGTTCGAGCGCACCTGCGTCGAGCGCGCCGCGCAGTGGGAGGCGCTGAACCTGCCGTCCGTCGAAGTGGAGCGCCTCACCGACGTGACGGGCTTTCGCACGCAGCGTCTGCCGCTCGACCGCAGCGGCGAATCGCAAACGCTCGATGCGAAGGTCGCGTCGAAGAAACTGCTCGGCGAATTCCGCCAGGCGGATCTCGGCGGCCTGTCGTTCTGGACGCAGCCGAATTCGTGGCACCACTTCATGAGCGATCACATCGTCACGTTCTCGGTGATTCCGCTGTCGGCGGGCGAGACGCTCGTGCGCACGAAATGGCTCGTTCACAGGGACGCGAAGGAAGGCATCGACTACGACGTGAAGAACCTCACGGCCGTCTGGAACGCGACGAACGATCAGGATCGCGCGCTCGTCGAATTCTCGCAGCGCGGCGCGGCGAGCAGCGCCTACGAGCCCGGCCCGTATTCGCCGTACACCGAAGGGCTCGTCGAGAAGTTCTGCGAGTGGTACGTCGGCCGGCTGGCCGCGCATATCGGCGCATAG
- a CDS encoding (Fe-S)-binding protein — MNPAILITALLWLSVAGLAFAVAKRSAYWRLGRATTPGAFGLANLLAIPKRYFVDLHHVVARDPYIAKTHVATAGGALAALALVFVNYGLAIYSPWLDRLILLAALAMLVGVVFVWRRRHAKAVPARLSRGPWNTLPWLLGAFALGLVLFMLVPAAAMSGAFALLCAALIGAGAFAMTVGAAKGGPMKHAIAGLLHLAFHPRQERFAATRDAYTGDGGATPPTALKPSDVERDEYGVAKPAEFRWNQLLSFDACVQCGKCEAACPAFASGQPLNPKKLIQDLVVGMAGGTDAAYAGSPTPGIPVGAHGGDPQRPIVSSLIEADTLWSCTTCRACVQECPMLIEHVDAIVDMRRNQALVHGAVPGKGAQVLANLRETGTMGGYDTAARYDWSVDLGAPVAQPGRPVDVLIVAGEGAFDMRYQRTLRALVKVLNHAGVDYAVLGRAETDTGDVARRLGDEATFQQMARRLIDTLGALSFKQIVTADPHVMHSLRNEYRALGGRYAVKHHTTFVAELAAAGKIKPQAADALREKRMTYHDPCYLGRYNGETEAPRKLLKTIGIQIVEMERHGMRGRCCGGGGGAPLTDIPGRQRIPDIRIADARAVGADVVAVGCPNCTAMLEGVVGPRPDVLDVAELVAASLE, encoded by the coding sequence ATGAATCCGGCCATCCTGATTACCGCGCTGCTGTGGCTGTCGGTCGCGGGCCTCGCGTTCGCGGTCGCGAAACGCTCGGCGTACTGGCGGCTCGGCCGCGCGACCACACCCGGCGCGTTCGGGCTCGCGAACCTGCTGGCGATTCCGAAGCGTTATTTCGTCGATCTGCACCACGTCGTCGCGCGTGACCCGTACATCGCGAAGACGCACGTCGCGACGGCGGGCGGCGCGCTCGCCGCGCTCGCGCTCGTGTTCGTCAACTACGGGCTCGCGATCTATTCGCCGTGGCTCGACAGGCTGATCCTGCTCGCGGCGCTCGCGATGCTCGTCGGCGTGGTGTTCGTCTGGCGCCGCCGCCATGCGAAGGCGGTGCCCGCGCGGTTGTCGCGCGGCCCATGGAATACGCTGCCGTGGCTGCTCGGCGCGTTCGCGCTCGGCCTCGTGCTGTTCATGCTGGTGCCGGCGGCGGCGATGTCGGGCGCGTTCGCGCTGCTCTGCGCGGCGTTGATCGGCGCCGGCGCGTTCGCGATGACGGTGGGAGCGGCCAAGGGCGGGCCGATGAAGCACGCGATCGCGGGCTTGCTGCATCTCGCGTTCCATCCTCGTCAGGAGCGCTTCGCGGCGACGCGCGACGCGTACACCGGCGACGGCGGCGCGACACCGCCGACCGCGCTGAAGCCGTCCGATGTCGAGCGCGACGAGTACGGCGTCGCGAAGCCGGCCGAATTCCGCTGGAACCAGTTGCTGAGCTTCGATGCATGCGTGCAGTGCGGCAAATGCGAGGCGGCGTGCCCCGCGTTCGCGTCGGGCCAGCCGCTCAATCCGAAGAAGCTGATCCAGGATCTCGTCGTCGGAATGGCGGGCGGCACCGATGCCGCGTATGCGGGCAGCCCGACGCCCGGCATCCCGGTCGGCGCGCACGGCGGCGATCCGCAGCGGCCGATCGTGTCGTCGCTGATCGAGGCCGACACGCTGTGGTCGTGCACGACGTGCCGGGCGTGCGTGCAGGAGTGCCCGATGCTGATCGAGCACGTGGATGCGATCGTCGACATGCGCCGCAACCAGGCGCTCGTGCACGGCGCGGTGCCGGGCAAGGGCGCGCAGGTGCTCGCGAACCTGCGCGAGACAGGCACGATGGGCGGCTACGACACGGCCGCGCGCTATGACTGGTCGGTCGATCTGGGCGCGCCCGTCGCGCAGCCGGGGCGCCCCGTCGACGTGCTGATCGTCGCGGGCGAGGGCGCGTTCGACATGCGCTACCAGCGCACGCTGCGCGCACTCGTGAAGGTGCTCAATCATGCGGGCGTCGATTACGCGGTGCTCGGCCGCGCGGAAACCGACACGGGCGACGTCGCGCGCCGGCTCGGCGACGAGGCGACGTTCCAGCAGATGGCCAGGCGCCTGATCGACACGCTCGGCGCGCTGTCGTTCAAGCAGATCGTGACGGCCGATCCACACGTGATGCACAGCCTGCGCAACGAATATCGCGCGCTCGGCGGCCGTTACGCGGTCAAGCATCACACGACGTTCGTCGCCGAGCTCGCGGCGGCAGGCAAGATCAAGCCGCAGGCGGCGGACGCGCTGCGCGAGAAGCGCATGACATATCACGATCCGTGCTATCTGGGCCGCTACAACGGCGAGACCGAAGCGCCGCGCAAGCTGCTGAAGACGATCGGCATTCAGATCGTCGAGATGGAGCGGCACGGCATGCGCGGCCGCTGCTGCGGCGGTGGCGGCGGCGCGCCGCTCACCGACATTCCGGGCAGGCAGCGGATTCCCGACATCCGGATCGCCGACGCGCGCGCGGTGGGCGCGGACGTCGTCGCGGTCGGCTGCCCGAACTGCACCGCGATGCTCGAAGGCGTCGTCGGCCCGCGGCCCGACGTGCTCGACGTCGCCGAACTCGTCGCCGCTTCGCTGGAGTGA
- a CDS encoding electron transfer flavoprotein subunit alpha/FixB family protein, with protein MTTLKRIDPRRPFVVTAAGLKRITLGETGGAPGDAASWRPHAHGAAAARPVRVVRDARRVFLVAAHSERGALDDHARQTLAAAALLADAQTEVALVVFGELNDDAGAFGADTLVVLRDFDRRAFAPERELDALRACAAALSPQHVFIPDNATGDGDLGRRYAAAANASVATQVVEIAADHVGVYVDAKRGFATRTLPDVVLLAPNAVDPTLPFVGAARTLAAPDARAAGDGGDARYRDFGLEEIDAAQVALEEADFIVSAGNGVTDIAAFETLAATFGAAIGASHVAVDNGHFTRDKQVGATGKTVDASIYIAFGISGAVQHLQGIKDCRHVIAVNLDGSAPIAKRANLTIVGDAQATIAALIEAVNAARAAQPRAGAVSNEREYMGAAA; from the coding sequence ATGACCACGCTCAAACGAATCGATCCGCGCCGGCCGTTCGTCGTGACCGCAGCGGGATTGAAACGCATCACGCTCGGCGAGACGGGCGGCGCGCCCGGCGACGCCGCGTCGTGGCGGCCGCATGCGCACGGCGCGGCGGCCGCCAGGCCGGTGCGCGTCGTGCGCGACGCGCGGCGCGTGTTCCTCGTGGCCGCGCACAGCGAGCGCGGCGCGCTCGACGACCACGCGCGGCAGACGCTCGCGGCGGCCGCGCTGCTCGCCGATGCGCAGACCGAAGTCGCGCTCGTCGTGTTCGGTGAACTGAACGACGATGCGGGCGCGTTCGGCGCGGACACGCTCGTCGTGCTGCGCGATTTCGACCGTCGCGCGTTCGCGCCCGAGCGCGAGCTCGACGCGCTGCGCGCGTGCGCGGCCGCGCTCTCGCCGCAGCACGTGTTCATCCCGGACAACGCGACGGGCGACGGTGATCTCGGCCGCCGTTACGCGGCGGCGGCGAATGCGAGCGTCGCGACGCAGGTCGTCGAAATCGCGGCGGACCACGTCGGCGTGTACGTCGACGCGAAGCGCGGCTTCGCGACGCGCACGCTGCCCGATGTCGTGCTGCTCGCGCCGAACGCGGTCGATCCGACACTGCCGTTCGTCGGCGCGGCGCGCACGCTTGCCGCCCCGGATGCGCGCGCCGCCGGCGACGGCGGTGACGCTCGCTATCGCGACTTCGGCCTCGAAGAGATCGACGCCGCGCAAGTCGCGCTTGAGGAGGCCGACTTCATCGTGTCGGCCGGCAACGGCGTGACCGACATCGCCGCGTTCGAGACGCTTGCGGCGACGTTCGGCGCGGCGATCGGCGCGAGCCACGTCGCGGTCGACAACGGCCACTTCACGCGCGACAAGCAGGTGGGCGCGACGGGCAAGACCGTCGATGCGAGCATCTACATCGCGTTCGGGATTTCGGGCGCGGTTCAGCATCTGCAAGGGATCAAGGATTGCCGCCACGTGATCGCGGTGAACCTGGACGGCAGCGCGCCGATCGCCAAGCGCGCGAACCTGACGATCGTCGGCGATGCGCAGGCGACGATCGCGGCGCTGATCGAAGCGGTGAACGCGGCCCGCGCCGCGCAGCCGCGAGCGGGCGCCGTATCGAACGAGCGCGAGTACATGGGAGCCGCCGCATGA